One segment of Nocardioides sp. QY071 DNA contains the following:
- the zwf gene encoding glucose-6-phosphate dehydrogenase, with the protein MTAPDLVLPPCDFTVFGGTGDLALRKLLPGLYEQERRRQLPAGTRIIGVSRTPLDDAGYRDLVTHALFDHVAEDHLEAGALHRLTARLHHLTLDIDSAEDWDRLHGLLKDRPVSRLAGARTSTTETAEVTRIHYLAVGSDLFGTICDRLDDLGLVTPRCRVVLEKPIGADLASSRQVNDAVGRVFEERQIFRIDHYLGKESVQNLLVTRFANVFLEPIWNSRWVDHVQITVAETLGVGERGDYYDRAGALRDMVQNHLLQLLCLVAMEPPSYVGGDAHDAVRDEKLKVLRALAPLTGTEVDRATVRGQYTSYGADLGHPSTTETFVALRAEVQNWRWSGVPFYLRTGKRLARQESTIEVVFKEPPHAMFPDSEGVTTPNRLTIRMQPDEGMQLHLTAKHPGPGGIRLHPASLDLTWADTFDERSPEPYERLLRDVMRGVPTLFMRRDEVEAAWGWVEPILEQWRASGVEPVRYHPGTDGPAAAERLLARDGRTWQEGSR; encoded by the coding sequence GTGACCGCACCCGACCTCGTGCTTCCCCCCTGTGACTTCACCGTGTTCGGCGGCACCGGCGACCTGGCGCTGCGCAAGCTGCTGCCCGGGCTCTACGAGCAGGAGCGCCGTCGCCAGCTCCCCGCCGGCACCCGGATCATCGGCGTCTCCCGCACGCCCCTCGACGACGCCGGCTACCGCGACCTCGTCACCCACGCCCTCTTCGACCACGTGGCCGAGGACCACCTCGAGGCCGGCGCCCTGCACCGGTTGACCGCCCGCCTGCACCACCTCACGCTCGACATCGACTCCGCCGAGGACTGGGACCGGCTCCATGGCCTGCTCAAGGACCGGCCGGTTTCGAGGCTCGCCGGCGCTCGCACCTCAACCACCGAGACGGCCGAGGTCACCCGGATCCACTACCTCGCGGTCGGCTCCGACCTGTTCGGCACGATCTGCGACCGGCTCGACGACCTCGGCCTGGTCACCCCGCGGTGCCGGGTCGTGCTCGAGAAGCCGATCGGCGCCGACCTCGCCTCCTCGCGCCAGGTCAACGACGCCGTCGGCCGGGTCTTCGAGGAGCGGCAGATCTTCCGGATCGACCACTACCTCGGCAAGGAGAGCGTGCAGAACCTCCTCGTCACCCGCTTCGCCAACGTCTTCCTCGAGCCCATCTGGAACTCCCGCTGGGTCGATCACGTCCAGATCACCGTCGCCGAGACCCTCGGCGTCGGCGAGCGCGGCGACTACTACGACCGGGCCGGCGCGCTGCGCGACATGGTGCAGAACCACCTGCTGCAGCTGCTCTGCCTGGTCGCGATGGAGCCGCCGTCGTACGTCGGCGGCGATGCGCACGACGCCGTCCGCGACGAGAAGCTCAAGGTGCTGCGCGCCCTCGCGCCGCTCACCGGCACCGAGGTCGACCGGGCAACGGTCCGCGGCCAGTACACGTCGTACGGCGCCGACCTCGGGCACCCCAGCACCACCGAGACCTTCGTCGCGCTGCGCGCGGAGGTACAGAACTGGCGCTGGTCGGGCGTGCCGTTCTACCTGCGCACCGGCAAGCGCCTGGCCCGGCAGGAGTCGACGATCGAGGTGGTCTTCAAGGAGCCGCCGCACGCGATGTTCCCCGACAGCGAGGGCGTCACGACGCCCAACCGGCTGACCATCCGGATGCAGCCCGACGAGGGCATGCAGCTGCACCTGACGGCCAAGCACCCGGGCCCCGGTGGGATCCGGCTGCACCCGGCGTCCCTCGACCTGACCTGGGCCGACACCTTCGACGAGCGCAGCCCGGAGCCGTACGAGCGCTTGCTCCGCGACGTGATGCGCGGCGTCCCCACCCTGTTCATGCGCCGCGACGAGGTGGAGGCCGCGTGGGGCTGGGTCGAACCCATCCTCGAGCAGTGGCGGGCGAGCGGCGTCGAGCCGGTCCGCTACCACCCCGGCACCGACGGACCCGCAGCCGCCGAGCGGTTGCTTGCTCGAGACGGTCGCACCTGGCAGGAGGGTTCGCGATGA
- a CDS encoding VaFE repeat-containing surface-anchored protein, whose product MALALGAVVMPSLAPSASATTQPGAGDTVWIGTLVQGHPGTRLHSVYSPVPADTSNPGTPDYWAYCIEHNVSAKTGTTGVAGNVSAFLGTNYYDTDPTIPGKVMWIVANSYPAISLSDFATAAGVPGLTPNDAIEAIQYAIWRYTDLTFDANWNWAGSDSTANAEAAYWYLIGKINQGNTLTPGSASVTATVTAPAGAQQAGTLVGPFTVHTNQPTVSVTVAPGVAVTDAAGTLINTSAVTDGQQIYLDLRGSTTAGSATVTVTAQGAGGTGMTISVPTTSGGTPTTGNHAQSLVLVAASTATTTGSAAVSWTAAPAPSIGTTLVDKADDDHTIPAGGGVVVDTIAYSNLTPGTSYTVTGELRKKSDGSATGITGTKTFTPVSANGTVEVEFTVPAGYAGQSLVAFEELTVTGQPAVVAEHKDINDTAQTVSVQKGAPTVNTQASAATVTVGASLHDVVTITGFVPGGNATGTAVLYGPLSAVNDTVCTEGNVAGTVTFTPANGTITTPTVTVTQPGLYTWQVTVSADDRNDKATHACGLAAETTTVQQSGTGSGGESKVSLTTETSHDQVKPGAQVFDKVTITGFVPGYGATGSATLYGPFASRDKIACTPANAVGTVNFTPGNGVVHTPTVQVNQTGYYTWVASTTADSHNTAASHACGLVSETTLVHKPAYATPTVSTGFANDGWKPAGRRTVDRIRIPSLGVNARTSLVGIKRGTMQVPGNVARTGQLSQSAAADDLIGTTVIAGHVSDRHDRPGAFWKLTKIRKGKVVTLWQGGKKLRYRVTSIQRFSRTSKLPDRFFSTTGEHQLVLISCAGKVTTSSGGFHYRQNVVVTAVPLG is encoded by the coding sequence TTGGCTCTCGCCCTTGGTGCAGTCGTGATGCCGTCGTTGGCGCCGTCGGCGTCGGCGACGACCCAGCCAGGAGCCGGCGACACCGTCTGGATCGGCACGCTGGTGCAGGGACACCCGGGCACGCGGTTGCACAGCGTGTACTCGCCCGTGCCGGCGGACACCAGCAACCCGGGAACCCCCGACTACTGGGCGTACTGCATCGAGCACAACGTGTCGGCGAAGACCGGTACGACCGGCGTCGCCGGCAACGTATCGGCCTTCCTGGGCACCAACTACTACGACACTGACCCCACCATCCCCGGCAAGGTGATGTGGATCGTCGCCAACAGCTACCCGGCGATCAGCCTGTCGGACTTCGCCACGGCCGCCGGCGTGCCCGGTCTCACGCCGAACGACGCGATCGAGGCGATCCAGTACGCCATCTGGCGCTACACGGACCTGACCTTCGACGCGAACTGGAACTGGGCGGGCTCCGACTCGACGGCGAACGCCGAGGCGGCGTACTGGTACCTGATCGGCAAGATCAACCAGGGCAACACCCTGACGCCCGGCTCGGCCTCGGTCACCGCGACCGTCACCGCTCCGGCCGGCGCGCAGCAGGCCGGCACGCTGGTCGGCCCGTTCACGGTCCACACCAACCAGCCGACCGTCAGCGTCACCGTCGCCCCGGGCGTCGCCGTGACCGATGCCGCGGGAACCCTGATCAACACCTCGGCCGTCACCGACGGCCAGCAGATCTACCTCGACCTGCGCGGCTCGACCACCGCCGGCTCCGCCACCGTCACCGTCACTGCGCAGGGCGCGGGTGGCACCGGCATGACCATCTCCGTGCCGACCACCAGCGGCGGCACCCCCACGACCGGCAACCACGCGCAGTCGCTGGTCCTGGTCGCGGCCAGCACCGCTACCACCACCGGCTCGGCCGCCGTCAGCTGGACCGCCGCTCCGGCTCCGTCGATCGGCACCACGTTGGTCGACAAGGCCGACGACGACCACACGATCCCCGCCGGTGGTGGGGTCGTGGTGGACACGATCGCCTACTCGAACCTGACTCCGGGTACGTCGTACACGGTGACCGGTGAGCTGCGGAAGAAGTCGGATGGTTCGGCGACTGGGATCACCGGCACCAAGACCTTCACCCCGGTCAGCGCCAACGGCACGGTCGAGGTCGAGTTCACGGTTCCGGCCGGCTACGCGGGTCAGTCGCTGGTTGCGTTCGAGGAGCTGACCGTGACCGGTCAGCCGGCCGTCGTCGCGGAGCACAAGGACATCAACGACACCGCGCAGACCGTGTCAGTCCAGAAGGGCGCCCCGACCGTCAACACCCAGGCCTCCGCGGCCACGGTGACGGTCGGCGCGAGCCTGCACGACGTCGTGACCATCACCGGGTTCGTCCCGGGTGGCAACGCCACCGGCACCGCGGTCCTCTACGGCCCGCTCTCCGCGGTCAACGACACCGTCTGCACCGAGGGCAACGTGGCCGGAACGGTCACGTTCACCCCGGCCAACGGCACCATCACGACCCCGACCGTCACGGTGACCCAGCCCGGGCTCTACACCTGGCAGGTCACGGTGAGCGCGGACGACCGCAACGACAAGGCCACCCACGCCTGCGGGCTCGCGGCCGAGACCACCACGGTGCAGCAGTCGGGCACCGGCTCGGGCGGCGAGTCCAAGGTGTCGCTGACGACGGAGACCTCGCACGACCAGGTCAAGCCCGGTGCCCAGGTGTTCGACAAGGTCACCATCACCGGCTTCGTCCCCGGGTACGGCGCCACCGGCTCGGCCACGCTGTACGGTCCGTTCGCCTCCCGCGACAAGATCGCCTGCACGCCGGCCAACGCCGTCGGCACGGTGAACTTCACGCCGGGCAACGGTGTCGTCCACACGCCGACCGTCCAGGTCAACCAGACCGGCTACTACACCTGGGTCGCGTCGACCACGGCCGACAGCCACAACACCGCCGCGTCGCACGCCTGCGGCCTGGTGTCGGAGACCACCCTGGTGCACAAGCCGGCCTACGCGACGCCGACCGTCAGCACGGGCTTCGCCAACGACGGATGGAAGCCGGCCGGACGTCGTACGGTCGACCGGATCCGGATCCCGTCGCTGGGCGTCAACGCCCGGACCTCGCTGGTCGGCATCAAGAGGGGCACCATGCAGGTGCCCGGCAATGTCGCCCGCACGGGCCAGCTCAGCCAGTCCGCCGCGGCGGACGATCTGATCGGTACCACGGTCATCGCGGGTCACGTGTCGGACCGGCACGACCGGCCGGGTGCGTTCTGGAAGTTGACCAAGATCCGCAAGGGCAAGGTCGTGACGCTCTGGCAGGGCGGCAAGAAGCTGCGTTACCGGGTCACCTCGATCCAGCGGTTCTCGCGGACCTCGAAGCTGCCCGACCGGTTCTTCTCGACCACCGGTGAGCACCAGCTGGTGCTGATCAGCTGCGCGGGCAAGGTGACGACGTCGAGCGGCGGGTTCCACTACCGCCAGAACGTCGTGGTCACCGCGGTTCCGCTGGGCTGA
- a CDS encoding sigma-70 family RNA polymerase sigma factor, whose amino-acid sequence MELHSEEELLEQVRRGDEAAFGVLFVRHRAYAFAVARRTVGQRDAEDVVAEAFERIFAILKGGRGPTTTFRPYLSVTVHNVAVNKLRGRSREVTTEPGDLIPLLVTDDTSGNHLTTGVVREAFATLPARWQQVLWLCEVDRVPHEEVGELLGIKANAVAALALRARRGLADAYLAQYTQAADSTECKKVVGYLPGYVNGHLTRARQETVERHLRTCNSCPIAILELGEARRDVGALLAPLVLSLAATGAVGATAAGGIGAIISGSFGKALTGVLAATAVAGVVAGVALVAIRSPEPNEAAASVTPAPTRSSEAADPVTPAAPRAAKHRAPHTKTPVVEETPTPVEVTSAARKRPADQLIFTEVKAPPVASTPPRAETAPQQRGSDPSPTDPTTSTDPTTQPERDPRLGTPVLAGSPSGPAWRRVTLQVDGDGQAVQVALGGVGATNYCVSAGGATDCASRAQHGPWSDLVTVGSGITQVILDVKVAHTTYLTFAISGLDGRDADLGNNTRAIAVPAPGRQGDGY is encoded by the coding sequence ATGGAGCTTCATTCCGAGGAAGAGCTGCTGGAGCAGGTCCGGCGGGGAGACGAGGCCGCGTTCGGCGTCCTGTTCGTCCGGCATCGCGCCTACGCGTTCGCCGTGGCCCGGCGTACCGTCGGCCAGCGTGACGCGGAGGACGTGGTTGCCGAGGCGTTCGAGAGGATCTTCGCGATCCTCAAGGGTGGGCGCGGACCGACGACCACCTTCCGGCCGTACCTCAGCGTCACGGTACACAACGTCGCCGTCAACAAGCTGCGCGGCCGCAGCCGTGAGGTGACCACTGAGCCGGGCGACCTGATCCCGCTGCTCGTCACCGACGACACGTCGGGCAATCACCTCACCACGGGGGTGGTGCGCGAGGCGTTCGCGACGCTGCCCGCCCGGTGGCAGCAGGTGCTATGGCTCTGCGAAGTCGACCGGGTGCCCCACGAAGAGGTCGGTGAGCTGCTCGGCATCAAGGCCAACGCGGTCGCGGCGCTGGCGCTGCGGGCCCGACGTGGCCTCGCCGACGCCTACCTGGCGCAGTACACCCAGGCCGCCGACTCGACCGAGTGCAAGAAGGTCGTCGGCTACCTGCCCGGGTACGTCAACGGCCACCTCACCCGGGCCCGCCAGGAGACGGTCGAGCGACACCTGCGCACCTGCAACAGCTGCCCGATCGCGATCCTCGAGCTCGGTGAAGCCCGCCGTGACGTGGGTGCGCTGCTCGCGCCCCTCGTGCTTTCGCTGGCTGCGACCGGAGCCGTCGGCGCGACGGCGGCCGGTGGGATCGGTGCGATCATCAGCGGCTCCTTCGGCAAGGCCCTCACCGGGGTGCTCGCTGCGACAGCGGTCGCCGGCGTGGTCGCCGGCGTCGCGCTGGTCGCGATCCGCTCGCCTGAGCCGAACGAGGCGGCGGCGTCGGTGACGCCAGCGCCGACCCGCTCCAGCGAGGCCGCGGACCCCGTCACGCCGGCCGCCCCGCGCGCCGCCAAGCACCGGGCGCCGCACACGAAGACCCCCGTCGTCGAGGAGACGCCGACGCCCGTCGAGGTCACCTCGGCCGCGCGCAAGCGCCCCGCCGACCAGCTGATATTCACCGAGGTCAAGGCGCCGCCCGTCGCGTCCACGCCCCCGCGGGCCGAGACCGCGCCGCAGCAGCGGGGCTCGGACCCTTCCCCGACCGACCCCACCACGTCGACCGATCCGACGACCCAGCCGGAGCGCGACCCGCGCCTCGGCACGCCGGTCCTGGCCGGCTCCCCGTCGGGCCCGGCCTGGCGCCGTGTCACCCTCCAGGTGGACGGTGACGGCCAGGCCGTCCAGGTCGCGCTCGGCGGCGTCGGCGCCACCAACTACTGCGTGAGCGCGGGCGGCGCGACCGACTGCGCCTCGCGGGCCCAGCACGGTCCGTGGTCCGACCTCGTCACGGTCGGCTCGGGGATCACCCAGGTGATCCTCGACGTGAAGGTCGCCCACACGACGTACCTGACCTTCGCGATCTCCGGCCTCGATGGGCGCGACGCCGACCTCGGCAACAACACGCGGGCGATCGCCGTACCGGCGCCGGGGCGGCAGGGCGACGGCTACTGA
- a CDS encoding ROK family protein, with amino-acid sequence MTEVRQPVGRDTATAGELFALVRAGRAATRADLVRLTGLSRTAVVARVSALGEAGLLRVGAGLASTGGRPPGSLELAVDAGSVLAVAIGRSRSQVAVFDLGGTELAASAVDHEIGAGPGVVMPGVADQLAQLIGPVTPPVLGIGLSLPGAVDAGRGVSVDTPVMAGWDGIPLAPYLTAVADAPLFLANDADMLARSEYLGHVAQARDLLVLKASTGLGLGVVADGRIISGALGAAGELGHTKVSEAAGRPCRCGDVGCLETIAAGWALVARLREEGREVEHVRDLVAHALAGDPEAKQLLRESGRMVGELLAVAINLLNPRAVVLGGDMAAAYDVYAAGVREAVYARSSALATRELQFLPATYGDRAGLVGCAALALDEVLSPAAVDARLRNAVRVG; translated from the coding sequence ATGACGGAGGTGCGGCAGCCGGTCGGCCGCGACACGGCGACGGCGGGCGAGCTGTTCGCGCTCGTCCGAGCGGGCCGGGCCGCCACCCGGGCCGACCTGGTCCGGCTCACCGGCCTGTCCCGCACCGCGGTGGTCGCCCGGGTGAGCGCGCTCGGCGAGGCCGGGCTGCTGCGGGTCGGCGCCGGGCTCGCCTCCACCGGCGGCCGCCCACCCGGCAGCCTCGAGCTCGCGGTCGACGCCGGTAGCGTCCTCGCGGTCGCGATCGGCCGCTCCCGCTCCCAGGTCGCCGTCTTCGACCTCGGCGGCACGGAGCTGGCCGCGTCCGCGGTCGACCACGAGATCGGCGCCGGACCCGGCGTGGTGATGCCGGGCGTGGCTGATCAACTGGCGCAACTGATCGGTCCGGTCACGCCACCCGTGCTCGGCATCGGGCTGTCGCTGCCGGGTGCGGTCGACGCCGGGCGCGGGGTCAGCGTCGACACGCCGGTCATGGCCGGCTGGGACGGCATCCCGCTGGCGCCGTACCTCACCGCGGTGGCGGACGCCCCGCTCTTCCTCGCCAACGACGCCGACATGCTGGCCCGCTCGGAGTACCTCGGCCACGTCGCCCAGGCGCGCGACCTGCTGGTGCTGAAGGCCTCCACCGGCCTCGGTCTCGGCGTCGTCGCCGACGGCCGGATCATCAGCGGAGCGCTCGGGGCCGCCGGGGAGCTCGGCCACACCAAGGTGTCCGAGGCTGCCGGCCGGCCCTGCCGCTGCGGTGACGTCGGCTGCCTCGAGACGATCGCCGCCGGCTGGGCTCTGGTCGCGCGGCTGCGGGAGGAGGGGCGCGAGGTCGAGCACGTCCGCGACCTGGTCGCCCACGCCCTGGCCGGCGACCCCGAGGCCAAGCAGCTGCTGCGCGAGAGCGGACGGATGGTCGGCGAGCTGCTGGCCGTCGCCATCAACCTGCTCAACCCGCGCGCCGTCGTCCTCGGCGGCGACATGGCCGCGGCGTACGACGTCTACGCGGCCGGCGTGCGCGAGGCGGTCTATGCCCGGTCGTCCGCGCTGGCGACCCGTGAGCTGCAGTTCCTCCCCGCGACGTACGGCGACCGGGCCGGCCTCGTCGGGTGCGCCGCCCTGGCGCTGGACGAGGTGCTCAGCCCGGCCGCCGTCGACGCCCGGTTGCGGAACGCGGTCCGCGTCGGTTGA
- a CDS encoding HAMP domain-containing sensor histidine kinase — MNRANLVRPRRWPLRARLVAGFSVATLVVLVAAGAFVYWRVDFALDRALDTELAHGVSTLGPIVGDDGVARDRDAAEAIGLAWQVVDDDGTVVDHGGPAGTTPMLVTSGYGKHDVEARLSTGRASYRIRAVGLAHQRRLLVGVRRDREDEALRELLLQLVVAGLGTLLVTAFVGDRLARAALRPVERYRQQAAAIATGAADLRLEVPAGRDDEVTRLGHTFNDMLAGLERALERERQFVAEASHELRTPLTLLTGRIQLARRRRRTSDEHERILDELAIDLDRLARLADQLLQVGAGPVGGGESDLAQVVARVVEERRVADPAGAAGWEVELLATTTPVGIADHEAERVLANLLDNAVRHGAPPVRLVVDRPGPGWVRLTVSDAGAGMPPALLATATQRFTRAEEARSRTGAGLGLALVAGIAERAGGQLRLCQDGQHVARPDGVVDLDCDHGAGLTVTVLLPTAAEVTD, encoded by the coding sequence GTGAACCGCGCGAACCTGGTGCGACCGCGCCGCTGGCCGCTGCGGGCACGCCTGGTCGCGGGCTTCTCGGTCGCGACGCTCGTCGTGCTGGTCGCGGCGGGCGCGTTCGTCTACTGGCGCGTCGACTTCGCGCTCGACCGGGCCCTGGACACCGAGCTCGCCCACGGCGTCAGCACCCTGGGGCCGATCGTCGGCGACGACGGGGTCGCCCGGGATCGCGACGCGGCCGAGGCGATCGGCCTGGCCTGGCAGGTGGTGGACGACGACGGGACGGTCGTCGACCACGGCGGACCGGCCGGTACGACGCCGATGCTGGTCACCAGCGGCTACGGCAAGCACGACGTCGAGGCGCGGCTCTCGACCGGGCGGGCGTCGTACCGGATCCGGGCGGTGGGACTCGCGCACCAACGCCGGCTGCTGGTCGGTGTCCGGCGGGACCGCGAGGACGAGGCGCTGCGTGAGCTGCTGCTGCAGCTGGTCGTCGCCGGCCTCGGCACCTTGCTGGTGACGGCGTTCGTCGGCGACCGACTGGCCCGCGCGGCGCTGCGTCCGGTGGAGCGGTACCGGCAGCAGGCCGCGGCGATCGCGACGGGGGCGGCCGACCTGCGCCTCGAGGTGCCGGCCGGGCGCGACGACGAGGTGACCCGGCTCGGCCACACCTTCAACGACATGCTCGCCGGCCTGGAGCGGGCACTGGAGCGCGAACGGCAGTTCGTCGCCGAGGCCAGCCACGAGCTGCGCACCCCGCTCACCCTGCTGACCGGCCGGATCCAGCTGGCCCGCCGGCGACGTCGTACGTCGGACGAGCACGAGCGGATCCTCGACGAGCTCGCCATCGACCTCGACCGGCTCGCACGCCTGGCCGACCAGCTCCTCCAGGTGGGCGCCGGGCCAGTGGGTGGCGGCGAGAGCGACCTCGCGCAGGTCGTCGCGCGGGTCGTCGAGGAGCGCCGGGTCGCCGATCCCGCCGGCGCCGCCGGCTGGGAGGTCGAGCTGCTCGCCACCACCACCCCCGTCGGCATCGCCGACCACGAGGCGGAGCGGGTTCTCGCCAACCTGCTCGACAACGCCGTCCGGCACGGCGCCCCGCCGGTTCGTCTGGTCGTCGACCGGCCGGGCCCCGGCTGGGTGCGGTTGACGGTCAGCGACGCGGGCGCCGGGATGCCGCCCGCCCTGCTTGCAACCGCCACCCAACGGTTCACGCGCGCCGAGGAGGCACGGTCCCGCACCGGCGCCGGCCTCGGCCTGGCGCTCGTCGCCGGGATCGCCGAGCGCGCCGGCGGTCAGCTGCGGCTGTGCCAGGACGGGCAGCACGTCGCTCGCCCGGACGGTGTCGTCGACCTCGACTGTGACCACGGCGCGGGCCTGACGGTGACCGTGCTGTTGCCCACGGCGGCTGAGGTCACGGATTGA
- a CDS encoding response regulator transcription factor: MRVLVAEDDVRLADLLDESLSEAGWDVEVVHDGRTAYERLLAGTEYDVALLDWMLPGKDGLSVARQLRGLGLVTPILMLTARGEVRDRIEGLDAGADDYLPKPFDLDELLARLRALYRRNSLTGLAPVQVGDLVVDPGARRVTRAGEEVTLSAREFDILFLLATHAGQVVSRLSILDEVWDGETDLRSNVIDVHLAAIRAKIDRPFGTRTITTLRGVGYRLDPPDPHP; encoded by the coding sequence ATGCGGGTACTGGTCGCCGAGGACGATGTCCGCCTGGCCGACCTGCTCGACGAGTCGCTGAGCGAGGCCGGCTGGGACGTCGAGGTCGTCCACGACGGGCGTACGGCGTACGAGCGGCTCCTTGCCGGCACGGAGTACGACGTCGCGCTGCTCGACTGGATGCTGCCCGGCAAGGACGGGCTCAGCGTGGCGCGCCAGCTGCGTGGCCTCGGACTGGTGACGCCGATCCTGATGCTGACCGCGCGCGGCGAGGTGAGAGACCGGATCGAGGGCCTCGACGCCGGTGCCGACGACTACCTGCCCAAGCCGTTCGACCTCGACGAGCTCCTGGCCCGGCTGCGCGCGCTGTACCGCCGCAACAGCCTCACCGGCCTCGCGCCGGTCCAGGTCGGCGACCTCGTCGTCGACCCGGGGGCACGGAGGGTGACCCGGGCCGGCGAGGAGGTCACGCTGTCGGCGCGCGAGTTCGACATCCTCTTCCTGCTCGCGACGCACGCCGGCCAGGTCGTCAGCCGGCTGAGCATCCTCGACGAGGTGTGGGACGGCGAGACCGACCTGCGCAGCAACGTGATCGACGTCCACCTGGCCGCGATCCGGGCCAAGATCGACCGGCCCTTCGGGACCCGCACCATCACGACCCTGCGCGGAGTCGGCTACCGGCTCGACCCGCCCGACCCTCACCCGTGA
- a CDS encoding DedA family protein, with protein sequence MTALVEHLLAVPAWLAVVVVFLLPALESSVFLGFVFPGELALLLGGVVAGQGHVPVAVVAAAGIAGAAAGDTVGYLVGKRWGRRILDSTVGRFVRAERLDRAEHALSRRGGWAVLVGRFTVALRVLVPGLAGMGRMPYRRFLLANLTGAVLWGGMMVAAGYLAGSSWQHVAHQLSNAGLVLTGVVLAFLVGRHVLARHRRGRMSTTVEP encoded by the coding sequence ATGACCGCGCTCGTCGAGCACCTCCTCGCTGTCCCGGCCTGGCTGGCCGTCGTGGTGGTGTTCCTGCTGCCTGCACTGGAGTCCTCGGTGTTCCTCGGCTTCGTCTTCCCCGGTGAGCTGGCGCTGCTGCTCGGCGGCGTGGTCGCTGGGCAGGGGCACGTGCCGGTCGCCGTCGTGGCGGCCGCGGGCATCGCCGGCGCGGCCGCGGGCGACACCGTCGGCTATCTCGTCGGCAAGCGGTGGGGGCGGCGGATCCTCGACTCCACGGTGGGCCGGTTCGTCCGCGCCGAGCGGCTCGACCGGGCCGAGCACGCGCTGTCGCGGCGCGGAGGTTGGGCGGTCCTGGTCGGCCGCTTCACCGTCGCGCTCCGGGTGCTGGTGCCGGGCCTGGCCGGGATGGGGCGGATGCCGTACCGCCGCTTCCTGCTCGCCAACCTCACCGGCGCCGTGCTGTGGGGCGGCATGATGGTGGCGGCCGGCTACCTCGCGGGCAGCAGCTGGCAACACGTCGCCCACCAGCTCTCGAACGCCGGCCTGGTGCTCACTGGAGTGGTCCTCGCGTTCCTCGTCGGTCGCCACGTGCTCGCTCGCCACCGCCGCGGCCGGATGAGCACTACCGTGGAGCCGTGA
- a CDS encoding low temperature requirement protein A — MSESVEPEVRHGRRRMIGRDPHDSHRVSSPLELLFDLTFAVAFGTAANELAHALAHEHVVPGVVAFCFATFGISWAWINFSWFASAYDTDDWIYRLTTMLQMVGVLVFALGIKPMFDSVTERKDTLDLDVMVWGYVMMRVAMVLQWWRAGSHDAVRRDVVRTYLVSILLAQVLWIGLALVDLPVGASFALLAIPFLVEVSGPVYAETRLAGTPWHAHHIAERYGLMVIIALGEGLIGTMASLNALAAGGLTWEIVLLAMAGTALTFGIWWSYFVVPAGQILHAHPERSFGFGYGHLLVFGSVVAVGAGLHGGATFLEHETHLSLVAIVLTVAIPVAVYLVVFYAGYSSLTRSFDRLHVLLLVGTAVVIAAALLMAAADVGLVWCLLVLSLAPWVTVVGYETTGFRHNAAVLENLPQ, encoded by the coding sequence ATGTCGGAGAGTGTTGAACCGGAGGTCCGTCACGGCCGCCGCCGGATGATCGGCCGCGACCCCCACGACAGTCACCGGGTCTCCAGCCCGTTGGAGCTGCTGTTCGACCTCACCTTCGCCGTCGCCTTCGGTACGGCGGCCAACGAGCTCGCGCACGCCCTGGCCCACGAGCACGTGGTCCCCGGCGTCGTCGCCTTCTGCTTCGCTACCTTCGGCATCTCGTGGGCGTGGATCAACTTCAGCTGGTTCGCCTCGGCGTACGACACCGACGACTGGATCTACCGGCTGACCACCATGTTGCAGATGGTCGGCGTGCTGGTCTTCGCGCTCGGCATCAAGCCGATGTTCGACTCCGTCACGGAGCGCAAGGACACCCTCGACCTCGACGTCATGGTGTGGGGCTACGTCATGATGCGGGTTGCCATGGTCCTGCAGTGGTGGCGTGCCGGCTCCCACGACGCGGTCCGGCGCGACGTCGTGCGCACCTATCTCGTCTCGATCCTGCTCGCCCAGGTGCTCTGGATCGGGCTGGCGCTGGTGGACCTACCGGTCGGCGCCTCGTTCGCGCTGCTCGCGATCCCGTTCCTCGTCGAGGTCAGTGGCCCGGTGTACGCCGAGACCCGCCTCGCCGGAACTCCCTGGCACGCCCACCACATCGCCGAGCGCTACGGCCTGATGGTCATCATCGCCCTCGGCGAGGGGCTGATCGGCACCATGGCGTCGCTCAACGCGCTCGCGGCGGGGGGCCTGACATGGGAGATCGTCCTGCTCGCGATGGCCGGGACCGCGCTGACCTTCGGCATCTGGTGGAGCTACTTCGTCGTGCCGGCCGGGCAGATCCTGCACGCGCACCCGGAGCGCTCCTTCGGCTTCGGCTACGGCCACCTGCTGGTGTTCGGCAGCGTCGTCGCCGTCGGCGCCGGGCTGCACGGCGGCGCCACCTTTCTCGAGCACGAGACCCATCTGAGCCTGGTCGCCATCGTGCTCACCGTCGCGATCCCGGTGGCTGTCTACCTCGTGGTCTTCTACGCCGGCTACTCGTCGCTGACCCGCAGCTTCGACCGGCTGCACGTGCTGCTGTTGGTCGGCACCGCCGTCGTGATCGCCGCGGCGCTGCTGATGGCCGCCGCCGATGTAGGGCTGGTGTGGTGTCTGCTGGTGCTGTCCCTCGCGCCCTGGGTGACGGTGGTGGGCTATGAGACAACCGGGTTCCGCCATAACGCCGCTGTGCTGGAGAACCTGCCGCAGTGA